Proteins found in one Physeter macrocephalus isolate SW-GA chromosome 17, ASM283717v5, whole genome shotgun sequence genomic segment:
- the NIP7 gene encoding 60S ribosome subunit biogenesis protein NIP7 homolog isoform X6 produces the protein MRPLTEEETRVMFEKIAKYIGENLQLLVDRPDGTYCFRLHNDRVYYVSEKILKLAANISGDKLVSLGTCFGKFTKTHKFRLHITALDYLAPYAKYKVWIKPGAEQSFLYGNHVLKSGLGRITENTSQYQGVVVYSMADIPLKFLK, from the exons ATGCGGCCTCTGACTGAAGAGGAGACGCGAGTAATGTTTGAGAAGATAGCAAAATA CATCGGGGAGAATCTGCAGCTGCTGGTCGACAGGCCCGACGGCACCTACTGTTTCAGGCTGCACAACGACCGGGTGTACTACGTGAG TGAGAAGATTTTGAAGTTGGCCGCCAACATCTCCGGTGACAAGCTGGTGTCGCTGGGGACGTGCTTCGGAAAATTCACGAAGACCCACAAGTTTCGGTTGCACATCACGGCTCTGGATTACCTAGCACCGTACGCCAAG TATAAAGTGTGGATAAAACCTGGAGCAGAGCAATCCTTCCTGTATGGGAACCATGTGCTGAAATCTGGACTTGGTCGAATCACTGAAAATACTTCTCAGTACCAGGGAGTCGTGGTGTACTCCATGGCAGACATCCCTCTG
- the NIP7 gene encoding 60S ribosome subunit biogenesis protein NIP7 homolog isoform X5: MRPLTEEETRVMFEKIAKYIGENLQLLVDRPDGTYCFRLHNDRVYYVSEKILKLAANISGDKLVSLGTCFGKFTKTHKFRLHITALDYLAPYAKYKVWIKPGAEQSFLYGNHVLKSGLGRITENTSQYQGVVVYSMADIPLCYSLGERSTAWKWV; encoded by the exons ATGCGGCCTCTGACTGAAGAGGAGACGCGAGTAATGTTTGAGAAGATAGCAAAATA CATCGGGGAGAATCTGCAGCTGCTGGTCGACAGGCCCGACGGCACCTACTGTTTCAGGCTGCACAACGACCGGGTGTACTACGTGAG TGAGAAGATTTTGAAGTTGGCCGCCAACATCTCCGGTGACAAGCTGGTGTCGCTGGGGACGTGCTTCGGAAAATTCACGAAGACCCACAAGTTTCGGTTGCACATCACGGCTCTGGATTACCTAGCACCGTACGCCAAG TATAAAGTGTGGATAAAACCTGGAGCAGAGCAATCCTTCCTGTATGGGAACCATGTGCTGAAATCTGGACTTGGTCGAATCACTGAAAATACTTCTCAGTACCAGGGAGTCGTGGTGTACTCCATGGCAGACATCCCTCTG
- the NIP7 gene encoding 60S ribosome subunit biogenesis protein NIP7 homolog isoform X1, with translation MRPLTEEETRVMFEKIAKYIGENLQLLVDRPDGTYCFRLHNDRVYYVSEKILKLAANISGDKLVSLGTCFGKFTKTHKFRLHITALDYLAPYAKYKVWIKPGAEQSFLYGNHVLKSGLGRITENTSQYQGVVVYSMADIPLGFGVAAKSTQDCRKVDPMAIVVFHQADIGEYVRHEETLT, from the exons ATGCGGCCTCTGACTGAAGAGGAGACGCGAGTAATGTTTGAGAAGATAGCAAAATA CATCGGGGAGAATCTGCAGCTGCTGGTCGACAGGCCCGACGGCACCTACTGTTTCAGGCTGCACAACGACCGGGTGTACTACGTGAG TGAGAAGATTTTGAAGTTGGCCGCCAACATCTCCGGTGACAAGCTGGTGTCGCTGGGGACGTGCTTCGGAAAATTCACGAAGACCCACAAGTTTCGGTTGCACATCACGGCTCTGGATTACCTAGCACCGTACGCCAAG TATAAAGTGTGGATAAAACCTGGAGCAGAGCAATCCTTCCTGTATGGGAACCATGTGCTGAAATCTGGACTTGGTCGAATCACTGAAAATACTTCTCAGTACCAGGGAGTCGTGGTGTACTCCATGGCAGACATCCCTCTG GGTTTTGGGGTGGCAGCAAAGTCTACACAAGACTGCAGGAAAGTAGACCCCATGGCGATTGTGGTATTTCATCAAGCAGACATTGGGGAATATGTGCGGCATGAAGAGACATTGACTTAA